From Achromobacter spanius, a single genomic window includes:
- a CDS encoding N-carbamoyl-D-amino-acid hydrolase, with the protein MSKRPFGLAVAQMGPVQPEETRRQAVARLLAMMREAHGRGARMVVFPELALTTFFPRYWMTEEEAMARYFEKEMPGPETRVLFDTARELGIGFYLGYAEIASDGRRFNTSILVDANARIVGRYRKIHLPGHSDHKPEAPFQHLEKKFFEVGNDGFNVWETLGTRIGMCLCNDRRWTETWRVLALQGAEIVALGYNTPSLNIHWNEPVHLRMFHHLLSLQAAAYQNAVWVAAAGKAGNEDGSHLIAGSAIVAPTGEIVAQAQGEEDEVIFCQADLALGDTFKQHIFNFAAHRRPEHYGLILERVGAGPALGKTPLP; encoded by the coding sequence ATGAGCAAACGTCCCTTCGGCCTGGCGGTCGCGCAGATGGGTCCGGTGCAACCCGAGGAGACCCGGCGGCAAGCGGTGGCCCGCCTGCTGGCGATGATGCGCGAGGCGCATGGGCGCGGCGCGCGCATGGTGGTGTTTCCGGAACTGGCGCTGACCACCTTCTTTCCGCGCTACTGGATGACGGAAGAAGAAGCGATGGCGCGCTACTTCGAAAAGGAAATGCCCGGCCCCGAGACCCGCGTGCTGTTCGACACCGCGCGGGAGCTGGGCATCGGCTTTTATCTGGGCTACGCCGAGATCGCCTCGGACGGCCGGCGCTTCAACACCAGCATCCTGGTCGACGCCAACGCGCGCATCGTCGGACGCTACCGCAAGATCCACCTGCCGGGCCACAGCGACCACAAGCCCGAGGCCCCGTTCCAGCACCTGGAAAAGAAGTTCTTCGAAGTCGGCAACGACGGCTTCAACGTCTGGGAAACGCTGGGCACGCGCATCGGCATGTGCCTGTGCAACGACCGCCGCTGGACGGAGACCTGGCGCGTGCTTGCGCTGCAGGGCGCCGAGATCGTGGCGCTGGGATACAACACGCCGTCATTGAATATCCACTGGAACGAACCGGTCCACTTGCGCATGTTCCACCACCTGCTCAGCCTGCAGGCGGCCGCGTACCAGAACGCGGTCTGGGTGGCCGCGGCGGGCAAGGCCGGCAATGAGGACGGCAGCCACCTGATCGCTGGATCAGCCATCGTCGCGCCCACGGGCGAGATCGTGGCGCAGGCGCAGGGGGAGGAGGACGAGGTGATTTTCTGCCAGGCCGATCTGGCGCTGGGAGACACCTTCAAGCAGCACATCTTCAACTTCGCCGCCCACCGGCGCCCGGAACACTACGGCTTGATACTCGAGCGCGTGGGGGCCGGCCCCGCCCTGGGCAAGACGCCTCTTCCCTAA
- a CDS encoding amino acid ABC transporter permease, translated as MDLNALLFSFFNAEVAWRYLPDILAGMWVTLQLGVAVAATGVALGLVLAVVRALRIRPVNFLIICFADILRALPPLVVIMVLFFAFPYINLSMSAFMACWLSLSLVLAAFAEEIFWAGILSVPRGQAEAARSTGLNWLQSMVYVVMPQAMRLTVAPLTNRVIAITKSTALGSVVGLSEVLNNAQSASSNAGNATPLTLAAVACLLIFLPVVILGRWTETRFKWKH; from the coding sequence ATGGATCTGAACGCCCTGCTGTTTTCGTTCTTCAACGCTGAGGTCGCCTGGCGCTACCTGCCCGACATCCTGGCCGGCATGTGGGTCACGCTGCAACTGGGCGTGGCGGTGGCCGCGACGGGCGTGGCGCTTGGCCTGGTGCTGGCCGTCGTGCGCGCGCTGCGCATCCGGCCGGTGAATTTCCTGATCATCTGTTTTGCCGACATCCTGCGCGCGCTGCCGCCGCTGGTGGTGATCATGGTGCTGTTCTTCGCGTTCCCGTACATCAACCTGTCGATGTCGGCCTTCATGGCGTGCTGGCTGTCGTTGTCGCTGGTGCTGGCCGCGTTTGCCGAGGAAATCTTCTGGGCGGGCATCCTGTCCGTGCCGCGCGGCCAGGCCGAGGCGGCGCGCTCGACGGGGCTGAACTGGCTGCAGAGCATGGTGTATGTCGTGATGCCGCAGGCGATGCGGCTGACGGTCGCGCCGCTGACCAACCGGGTCATCGCCATCACCAAGAGCACGGCGCTGGGTTCGGTGGTGGGGTTGAGCGAAGTGCTCAACAACGCGCAATCGGCCAGCAGCAATGCGGGCAACGCCACGCCACTGACCTTGGCCGCGGTGGCGTGCCTGCTGATCTTCCTGCCGGTCGTGATTCTGGGGCGCTGGACCGAAACGCGCTTCAAGTGGAAGCACTGA
- a CDS encoding transporter substrate-binding domain-containing protein: MTRLLRTLTFAGRCGLTLCLAGASLAAAAQPLTTGVDATFAPHAMPKLGGGLDGFNIELGQAIAKQLGTTIKIEGTEYAALIPGLNAKKYDFVLAPTTATEERARALLFSEGYLNTDYTFVIAKNGKDIKGLDDLKGRKLAVNKGSAYENWARDNAAKYGFTYDVYASNADAVQAVQAGRADANLAGNTVAAWAAKQNPAVRTSYTIKTGLVWALAFRLDDKAGRDRVSMALKCLKQDGTVSKLAQKWFGFTPAAGSAAATVTPGQGVPDLPGYDAQPVELRCS, from the coding sequence ATGACCCGCCTTCTCCGCACCCTGACGTTTGCCGGCCGCTGCGGCCTCACGCTGTGCCTGGCCGGCGCCAGCCTGGCCGCGGCCGCCCAGCCGCTGACGACCGGCGTGGACGCCACGTTCGCCCCGCACGCCATGCCCAAGCTGGGCGGCGGGCTGGACGGCTTCAACATCGAACTGGGCCAGGCCATCGCCAAGCAGCTTGGCACCACCATCAAGATCGAGGGCACCGAATACGCCGCGCTGATTCCGGGCCTGAACGCCAAGAAGTACGACTTCGTGCTGGCGCCCACCACCGCCACCGAGGAGCGTGCCCGCGCGCTGCTGTTTTCCGAGGGCTATCTGAACACCGACTACACCTTCGTGATCGCCAAGAACGGCAAGGACATCAAGGGCCTGGACGACCTGAAGGGCAGGAAGCTGGCGGTGAACAAGGGCTCGGCGTACGAGAACTGGGCGCGCGACAACGCGGCCAAGTACGGCTTCACGTACGACGTATACGCCTCCAATGCCGATGCGGTGCAGGCGGTGCAGGCCGGCCGCGCCGACGCCAACCTGGCGGGCAACACCGTGGCCGCCTGGGCCGCCAAGCAAAACCCGGCCGTGCGCACCAGCTACACGATCAAGACGGGTCTGGTCTGGGCGCTGGCGTTCCGGCTGGACGACAAGGCGGGCCGCGACCGCGTGTCCATGGCGCTCAAGTGCCTGAAGCAGGACGGCACGGTCTCCAAGCTGGCGCAGAAGTGGTTCGGCTTCACGCCCGCAGCCGGTTCGGCGGCGGCCACCGTGACGCCGGGCCAGGGCGTGCCGGATCTGCCGGGCTACGACGCCCAGCCGGTCGAGCTGCGCTGCAGCTGA
- a CDS encoding amino acid ABC transporter ATP-binding protein — METPILKIAGLHKSYGDNAVLKGIDLDVSRGELVFMIGPSGSGKSSLLRCCNRLEEPTAGSIHVDGEEITAPSAELNRIRQNIGMVFQHFNLYRHMSVLSNITLALRKVQKLARAEADRRGMEALDRVGLADKASAYPDQLSGGQQQRVGIARSLALRPKVVLFDEPTSALDPELVGSVLNVMRELKRDGMTMMVVSHEMGFARAAADRVVFMDAGVIVEQGPPQDVFGAPRQPRTQAFLASMAEHAA, encoded by the coding sequence ATGGAAACGCCGATCCTGAAAATCGCCGGGCTGCACAAGTCCTATGGCGACAACGCGGTCCTCAAGGGGATCGACCTGGACGTGAGCCGCGGCGAGCTGGTCTTCATGATCGGCCCGTCCGGCTCGGGCAAGAGCAGCCTCCTGCGCTGCTGCAACCGGCTGGAGGAACCGACCGCCGGCAGCATCCACGTCGACGGCGAGGAGATCACCGCCCCGTCGGCCGAACTGAACCGCATCCGCCAGAACATCGGCATGGTGTTCCAGCACTTCAACCTGTACCGCCACATGTCCGTGCTGTCGAACATCACGCTGGCGTTGCGCAAGGTGCAGAAGCTGGCACGCGCCGAGGCCGACCGCCGCGGCATGGAGGCGCTGGACCGCGTGGGACTGGCCGACAAGGCGAGCGCCTATCCCGACCAGTTGTCCGGCGGCCAGCAGCAGCGCGTGGGGATCGCGCGGTCATTGGCGCTGCGGCCCAAGGTGGTGCTGTTCGACGAGCCGACCAGCGCGCTGGATCCGGAGCTGGTGGGCAGCGTGCTGAACGTGATGCGTGAACTGAAGCGCGACGGCATGACGATGATGGTGGTCAGCCACGAGATGGGCTTTGCCCGCGCGGCAGCCGACCGGGTGGTGTTCATGGACGCCGGGGTGATCGTCGAGCAAGGCCCGCCGCAAGACGTCTTTGGCGCCCCCCGACAACCCCGCACGCAGGCCTTCCTGGCCAGCATGGCGGAACATGCCGCGTAA
- a CDS encoding amino acid ABC transporter permease codes for MDEILQNFFNLNIYVSVAPYLLQGLGRTLMLSAMVIPVGLASGLLIGVLSVTLKARWSRVLLAIYIDFFRALPPLVLLIFIYFGAPFLGLDLPKLLAVAVGFMLNNSSYYGEVFRAGLESVPRGQIEAARSTGLSAWQTMWHVQIPQATRNVMPDLISNTLEVVKLTTLASAVALPELLRVARDAQSLVYNPSPIVLAALFYLALLWPVVRLLSRLEHRQLSRH; via the coding sequence ATGGACGAAATCCTGCAGAATTTCTTCAACCTGAACATCTACGTCAGCGTGGCGCCGTACCTGCTGCAGGGTTTGGGCCGCACGCTGATGCTGTCGGCCATGGTGATCCCGGTAGGGCTGGCCTCGGGGCTGCTCATCGGGGTGCTGTCCGTTACCTTGAAGGCCCGCTGGTCGCGCGTGCTGCTGGCCATCTACATCGACTTCTTCCGCGCCCTGCCGCCGCTGGTGCTGCTGATCTTCATCTATTTCGGCGCGCCGTTCCTGGGTCTGGACCTGCCCAAGCTGCTGGCAGTGGCCGTGGGCTTCATGCTGAACAATTCGTCCTATTACGGCGAGGTCTTTCGCGCCGGCCTGGAAAGCGTGCCGCGCGGGCAGATCGAGGCGGCGCGCTCCACAGGCCTGTCGGCCTGGCAAACGATGTGGCACGTGCAGATTCCGCAGGCCACGCGCAACGTCATGCCGGACCTCATCAGCAATACGCTCGAAGTGGTCAAGCTGACCACGCTGGCCAGCGCCGTGGCGCTGCCGGAGCTGCTGCGGGTGGCCCGCGACGCCCAGTCGCTGGTGTACAACCCGTCGCCCATCGTGCTGGCGGCGCTTTTCTACCTGGCGTTGCTGTGGCCGGTGGTGCGGTTGCTGAGCCGGCTGGAACACCGGCAGCTTTCCCGGCATTGA